CACGCGCCTTTTTCCCGGGTTCCAAGGGCCGCCGCCTCTTGGGTCGGGGGGCCGGGGAAAACCCCTGACATATCGGTCGGCCGCACCCCACATCAAAAGGGCGATCCCTGTCCTGCGAAGGGGAAAATCATGCTCATCGGCGTGCCCAAGGAAATCAAGAACCACGAATACCGTGTGGGCCTGACGCCCGGTTCGGTGCGGGAACTGACCCATCACGGCCACGGCGTGCTGGTGGAAACCGGCGCCGGCGCCGCCATCGGCCTGGATGACGACCTGTACCGCGCCTCCGGCGCCGCGGTCGCCCCCCATGCCGCCGCCGTGTTCGCCGAGGCGGACATGATCGTCAAGGTCAAGGAGCCGCAGCCCACCGAATGCCGCCTGCTGCGCCCCGGACAGGTGCTGTTCACCTATCTCCATCTGGCCCCCGACCCGGAGCAGACGGCGCTGCTGCTGGATTCCGGCGCCGTCGCCATCGCTTACGAAACGGTGACCGATGCCCGCGGCGGGCTGCCGCTGCTGGCCCCCATGAGCGAGGTGGCGGGCCGCATGGCGGTGCAGGCCGGCGCCCATTGCCTGGAAAAGGCGCAAGGGGGCCGCGGCGTGCTGCTGGGCGGGGTGCCCGGCGTGCCGGCGGCGCGGGTGGCGATTCTGGGCGGCGGGGTGGTCGGCACCAACGCCGCCCGCATGGCCGTGGGGCTGGGGGCGCGCGTGACGGTGCTGGACCGGTCGCTGCCCCGGCTGAAGGAGCTGGACCAGATGTTCGGCCCGGCGATCCAGACCATCGCCGCCACGGTCGATGCGGTGGAAGAGCACGTGTTGTCCGCCGATCTGGTGATCGGGGCGGTGCTGCTGCCCGGTGCGGCGGCGCCGAAACTGGTGACCCGTGCCCAGGTGGCGCGCATGGCCCGCGGGGCCGTGGTGGTGGATGTGGCCATCGACCAGGGCGGCTGTTTCGAAACCTCCCGCCCGACCACCCACGCCGCGCCCACCTATGTGGTGGACGGGGTGGTGCATTACTGCGTGGCGAACATGCCGGGGGCGGTGGCGCGCACGTCCACCTTTGCGCTGAACAACGCCACCCTGCCTTTTATCCTGGCTCTGGCCGGGCGGGGATACCGGGCGGCCCTGCTGGACGACCCGCACCTGCGCCGGGGGCTGAACGTGCACCAGGGGATTTTGACCTGCGAAGCGGTGGCGGCGGCCCAATCCCTGCCCTTCCAGACCGCGGAAAGCGTGCTGGAGAGCTGAAACGGCCGCGACTCCGTGCGGGCATCGGACAAACGAAAGCGCCCTGCGGATTCATCATCCGCAGGGTGCCAGGACGAGCCAGAAGACCGCTTACTCAGGCCAAACGCTCAAACCCGAATCACGCCGCCGTGTTCACGGGGAAGCCGCTGTAATCCAGCGACGCCGACCAGAAACGTTCCAGCTTGCGCAGGATCTCGTTGCACTTGGTCAGCTCTTCGTCCGAGAAGCCGGCCTTGTCCAACGCCACCAGATGGCGTTCGAACATCAGGCTGATCTTCTCGCGCAGATCCAGCCCCTTGTCCGACAGACGCACCCGCACCGACCGGCGGTCGTGCGGCGAACGCTCCTGGACCAGGTAACCGTTTTCCACCATTTTCTTGACGTTGTACGAGACATTGGAGCCAAGATAATAGCCACGCGCGGTCAATTCACCGACCGTCATCTCGTCTTCGCCAATGTTGTACAGGATCAGGCTCTGGACGTTGTTTATATCCTGAATGCTCAAACGGTCCAGTTCCGTCTTCAGTACTTCCAGAAAATGGCGATGCAGCCTTTCAATCAGAAGAATGCTTTCATAGTAGGGTTTGCGCACCGCGGTCTCCTTTGGCTCGAACCGTCGTGGTAACAAGGGTAAACGCCTATTAACCCTGTTCCGCGCCGGGATAGCTTAAGAACAGATTAACCCATCGTTCGTGGACAATCATCTTAATAATGTCAATTAAGCATCTTAACCACCGTCCACGCCAAGAGCTAGGGGGCCAGCGCGCCGGCAAACGCCCTCCATGGTGCAAGAGACTATATTCACCCCCCGGAACACAAGTGTTTTACCGATGCG
This DNA window, taken from Azospirillum fermentarium, encodes the following:
- the ald gene encoding alanine dehydrogenase, with product MLIGVPKEIKNHEYRVGLTPGSVRELTHHGHGVLVETGAGAAIGLDDDLYRASGAAVAPHAAAVFAEADMIVKVKEPQPTECRLLRPGQVLFTYLHLAPDPEQTALLLDSGAVAIAYETVTDARGGLPLLAPMSEVAGRMAVQAGAHCLEKAQGGRGVLLGGVPGVPAARVAILGGGVVGTNAARMAVGLGARVTVLDRSLPRLKELDQMFGPAIQTIAATVDAVEEHVLSADLVIGAVLLPGAAAPKLVTRAQVARMARGAVVVDVAIDQGGCFETSRPTTHAAPTYVVDGVVHYCVANMPGAVARTSTFALNNATLPFILALAGRGYRAALLDDPHLRRGLNVHQGILTCEAVAAAQSLPFQTAESVLES
- a CDS encoding MarR family winged helix-turn-helix transcriptional regulator yields the protein MRKPYYESILLIERLHRHFLEVLKTELDRLSIQDINNVQSLILYNIGEDEMTVGELTARGYYLGSNVSYNVKKMVENGYLVQERSPHDRRSVRVRLSDKGLDLREKISLMFERHLVALDKAGFSDEELTKCNEILRKLERFWSASLDYSGFPVNTAA